From the Arctopsyche grandis isolate Sample6627 chromosome 11, ASM5162203v2, whole genome shotgun sequence genome, one window contains:
- the LOC143918665 gene encoding uncharacterized protein LOC143918665 codes for MGLKDENDDPKASTTLDINKKKESKSVADGGLKKSNQFRNSREYEGLIAMYFILKATICEKKNFKVGVEIGHARKFDDLLFMYEKEIGNFCICLQAKHTLGKKKIDSMNLLTLEQADFSIIKYFFSFKDLIGDNYFDGITLEDLIVYTNYQLNVSSIIGNKMKMTDSWKPFETEKSNDMFKNLDQLLDIIKDEDHILDVDKKSLQRCKPDDKSVIVDKVEPQGFESTDKIAENSKNKSVNEKPDEPIRFKLNEKSVYLWKSKANEYNIKRLALGLIDWLMGKKNFNEVEHIMKPYWKFLIENVLNIQEKKFHSSFQNFLLLENKKSGNKSVTKEIYLFKEKLQKEIDVKNKNSQKTGKNDKSTKEINKEDDKKIEDKAPKIEITNLSEMMSGINDYPTWPVDDLVECEFNNVIQSKEIMDFMNVFVLAVNQPNVTELKEIIKGIILKDQEKKYGGDLFYSKDDIHRYVEEIFEYCYDKVFKWTDVEVDRNKNNKDGKETYMTDKDGRIFLENNWKEVKFNVKQPVKPFLERDREMEALHKKIQRGTTVNSQTYVICGNSGIGKTEFVRKYIEKHSRRFENRIIWIDGKSLDSIENSFLKLSEELGISAITSDNMKKEMNHIVIEVYRKFHGKKCLFVFDGTTNQKEIDPFMPKQTNDANIPFVIITSSQSEWLGVKKIDLDPIPDEKVSELIDNKICAAESVV; via the exons ATGGGATTGAAAGATGAAAATGATGATCCAAAAGCATCTACCACACTCGATAT aaataaaaaaaaggagtcTAAAAGTGTTGCCGACG gTGGATTAAAGAAGTCAAACCAATTTAGAAACAGTCGTGAATATGAAGGACTTATTGCTATGTATTTCATCTTGAAAGCTACTATCTGTGAAAAGAAAAACTTTAAAGTGGGCGTCGAAATAGGACATGCTCGGAAATTCGACGATCTCTTGTTCATGTATGAAAAAGAAATTGGGAATTTTTGCATATGTCTTCAAGCTAAACACACGCTTGGAAAAAAGAAGATCGACTCGATGAACTTGTTGACGCTTGAACAGGCTGATTTTAGTATCATAAAGTATTTTTTCTCGTTCAAGGATTTAATAGGTGATAATTATTTTGATGGTATCACGCTGGAAGATCTCATCGTTTATACAAATTATCAGTTAAATGTATCAAGCATTAtaggaaataaaatgaaaatgacaGATTCATGGAAACCATTTGAAACAGAGAAATCCAATGATATGTTCAAAAATCTGGACCAATTGTTGGATATCATCAAAGACGAAGATCATATTCTTGATGTGGATAAGAAGAGTCTACAACGTTGCAAACCGGACGATAAATCAGTAATCGTAGATAAAGTGGAACCACAAGGTTTTGAATCCACCGATAAAATAGcggaaaattcaaaaaataagtcAGTTAACGAGAAGCCAGATGAGCCAATACGttttaaattgaatgaaaaatcaGTGTATTTGTGGAAGTCTAAAGCTAatgaatataatatcaaaaggTTGGCACTAGGATTGATTGATTGGTTAATGGGTAAGAAGAATTTTAATGAAGTGGAGCACATAATGAAACCGTACTGGAAGTTTTTGATAgaaaatgttttgaatattCAGGAAAAGAAATTTCACagcagttttcaaaattttttattgctagaaaataaaaaatcaggCAATAAAAGTGTGACAAAAGAAATTTATTTGTTCAAGGAAAAATTACAGAAGGAAATTGACGTTAAAAATAAGAATTCTCAAAAAACAGGCAAAAATGATAAATCCACCAAAGAAATCAATAAAGAAGATGACAAAAAGATTGAGGATAAGGCACCTAAAATAGAAATTACGAATTTGAGTGAAATGATGAGTGGAATCAATGACTATCCCACATGGCCGGTAGATGATTTAGTAGAATGTGAATTTAACAACGTTATACAGTCAAAAGAAATCATGGATTTTATGAATGTATTTGTATTAGCTGTCAATCAACCGAACGTGACTGAATTGAAGGAAATTATTAAAggaataattttgaaagatcAAGAGAAAAAATACGGCGGTGACTTGTTCTATAGTAAAGATGACATTCATAGATATGTGGAGGAAATTTTCGAATACTGTTATGACAAAGTCTTCAAATGGACTGATGTCGAAGTGGACaggaataaaaataacaaagatgGAAAGGAAACGTACATGACTGACAAAGATGGCaggatatttttggaaaataattggaAGGAGGTTAAGTTCAACGTTAAACAGCCTGTGAAGCCATTTTTGGAAAGAGATAGAGAAATGGAAGCTTTGCATAAAAAAATCCAAAGAGGAACGACGGTAAATTCTCAGACGTATGTAATCTGCGGGAATTCTGGAATTGGAAAGACGGAGTTTGTTCGCAAATATATCGAGAAACATAGTCGCAGATTTGAAAATAGAATTATTTGGATCGACGGGAAATCGCTTGACTCCATAGAAAACTCATTCCTGAAACTAAGCGAAGAGTTAGGAATATCTGCAATTACTTctgataatatgaaaaaagagaTGAACCATATTGTAATAGAAGTTTATAGAAAATTTCAcggtaaaaaatgtttatttgtatttgaCGGAACGACTAATCAAAAAGAGATTGATCCTTTCATGCCGAAACAAACCAATGATGCGAATATACCATTTGTAATCATTACATCTTCACAATCGGAATGGCTCGGTGTGAAAAAGATTGACTTGGATCCAATACCTGATGAGAAAGTGTCGGAGTTGattgataataaaatttgtgCTGCAGAGTCTGTTGTCTga